The Delphinus delphis chromosome 10, mDelDel1.2, whole genome shotgun sequence genome includes a region encoding these proteins:
- the GORASP1 gene encoding Golgi reassembly-stacking protein 1 isoform X2, translating to MGLGASAEQPAGGAEGFHLHGVQENSPAQQAGLEPYFDFIITIGHSRLNKENDTLKALLKANVEKPVKLEVFSMKTNKVREVEVVPSNMWGGQGLLGASVRFCSFRRASEHVWHVLDVEPCSPASLAGLRPYTDYVVGSDQILQESEDFFSLIESHEGKPLKLMIYNSESDSCREVTVTPNAAWGGEGSLGCGIGYGYLHRIPTQPPSHHKKPSGVPPPGVPPPGIPPLGVLPPGVPPPGVPPPGAPPPGPTPQDSPAPSGLETGSRQGDYVEALLQAPGSSKEEQLPGPKSPGHGTPDLGDLPRSMEIPLQPPPPLQRVMDPGFLDVSGISLMDSSNASAWSGLPSSTELTSTAVSASGPEDVCSSRGSRERGGEATWSGSEFEVSFPDSPGAQADHLPQLTLPDSLTSAASPEDGLSAELLEAQAEEESASTESPDFGAQAEGAASQAQLSPPE from the exons ATGGGCCTGGGCGCCAGCGCCGAGCAGCCCGCGGGAGGCGCCGAGGGCTTCCACCTGCACGGG GTGCAGGAGAACTCCCCCGCCCAGCAGGCAGGCCTGGAGCCCTACTTCGACTTCATCATCACCATCGGGCACTCAAGGCTG AACAAGGAGAATGACACGCTCAAGGCCCTACTGAAGGCCAATGTGGAGAAGCCGGTGAAGCTGGAGGTGTTCAGCATGAAGACCAATAAGGTTCGCGAGGTGGAGGTGGTGCCCAGCAACATGTGGGGCGGCCAGGGCCTGCTGGGCGCCAGCGTGCGCTTCTGCAGCTTCCGAAGGGCCAGCGAGCATGTGTGGCACGTGCTG GATGTGGAACCCTGTTCCCCTGCCTCCCTCGCTGGCTTGCGCCCCTACACCGACTACGTGGTTGGCTCAGACCAGATCCTCCAGGAG TCCGAGGACTTCTTCTCACTCATTGAATCCCATGAGGGGAAGCCCTTGAAGCTGATGATTTATAACTCCGAGTCCGACTCCTGCCGGGAGGTGACTGTCACTCCCAATGcagcctggggaggagagggcag CCTGGGCTGTGGTATCGGCTATGGTTATCTGCACCGGATCCCAACCCAGCCTCCCAGCCACCACAAGAAGCCATCTGGTGTCCCACCACCTGGTGTCCCGCCACCTGGTATCCCACCACTTGGTGTCCTGCCGCCTGGTGTCCCGCCGCCTGGTGTCCCGCCGCCTGGTGCCCCACCACCTGGACCCACCCCGCAGGACTCTCCTGCCCCTTCTGGCCTGGAGACAGGCTCCAGGCAGGGTGACTACGTGGAG GCCCTGCTGCAGGCACCTGGCTCCTCCAAGGAGGAACAGCTCCCTGGGCCCAAGAGTCCTGGCCATGGCACTCCAGACCTTGGCGACCTTCCCCGTTCCATGGAGATTCCTCTTCAGCCTCCGCCTCCACTGCAGCGAGTCATGGACCCAG GCTTCCTGGACGTGTCCGGCATCTCCCTCATGGACAGCAGCAACGCCAGCGCCTGGTCTGGGCTGCCCTCCTCCACAGAGCTGACCTCCACTGCGGTCTCAGCCTCAGGGCCGGAGGACGTCTGCTCCAGCAGGGGTTCTCGTGAGCGTGGTG GTGAGGCCACCTGGTCCGGGTCAGAGTTTGAGGTCTCCTTCCCAGACAGCCCAGGTGCCCAGGCGGACCACCTGCCTCAGCTGACACTTCCCGACAGCCTCACCTCTGCAGCCTCACCAGAAGATGGGCTGTCTGCTGAGCTGCTCGAAGCCCAGGCTGAGGAGGAGTCAGCAAGCACAGAGAGCCCAGATTTCGGGGCACAGGCTGAGGGGGCAGCCAGCCAGGCACAGCTCTCCCCCCCAGAGTAA
- the GORASP1 gene encoding Golgi reassembly-stacking protein 1 isoform X3: MGLGASAEQPAGGAEGFHLHGDVEPCSPASLAGLRPYTDYVVGSDQILQESEDFFSLIESHEGKPLKLMIYNSESDSCREVTVTPNAAWGGEGSLGCGIGYGYLHRIPTQPPSHHKKPSGVPPPGVPPPGIPPLGVLPPGVPPPGVPPPGAPPPGPTPQDSPAPSGLETGSRQGDYVEALLQAPGSSKEEQLPGPKSPGHGTPDLGDLPRSMEIPLQPPPPLQRVMDPGFLDVSGISLMDSSNASAWSGLPSSTELTSTAVSASGPEDVCSSRGSRERGGEATWSGSEFEVSFPDSPGAQADHLPQLTLPDSLTSAASPEDGLSAELLEAQAEEESASTESPDFGAQAEGAASQAQLSPPE, encoded by the exons ATGGGCCTGGGCGCCAGCGCCGAGCAGCCCGCGGGAGGCGCCGAGGGCTTCCACCTGCACGGG GATGTGGAACCCTGTTCCCCTGCCTCCCTCGCTGGCTTGCGCCCCTACACCGACTACGTGGTTGGCTCAGACCAGATCCTCCAGGAG TCCGAGGACTTCTTCTCACTCATTGAATCCCATGAGGGGAAGCCCTTGAAGCTGATGATTTATAACTCCGAGTCCGACTCCTGCCGGGAGGTGACTGTCACTCCCAATGcagcctggggaggagagggcag CCTGGGCTGTGGTATCGGCTATGGTTATCTGCACCGGATCCCAACCCAGCCTCCCAGCCACCACAAGAAGCCATCTGGTGTCCCACCACCTGGTGTCCCGCCACCTGGTATCCCACCACTTGGTGTCCTGCCGCCTGGTGTCCCGCCGCCTGGTGTCCCGCCGCCTGGTGCCCCACCACCTGGACCCACCCCGCAGGACTCTCCTGCCCCTTCTGGCCTGGAGACAGGCTCCAGGCAGGGTGACTACGTGGAG GCCCTGCTGCAGGCACCTGGCTCCTCCAAGGAGGAACAGCTCCCTGGGCCCAAGAGTCCTGGCCATGGCACTCCAGACCTTGGCGACCTTCCCCGTTCCATGGAGATTCCTCTTCAGCCTCCGCCTCCACTGCAGCGAGTCATGGACCCAG GCTTCCTGGACGTGTCCGGCATCTCCCTCATGGACAGCAGCAACGCCAGCGCCTGGTCTGGGCTGCCCTCCTCCACAGAGCTGACCTCCACTGCGGTCTCAGCCTCAGGGCCGGAGGACGTCTGCTCCAGCAGGGGTTCTCGTGAGCGTGGTG GTGAGGCCACCTGGTCCGGGTCAGAGTTTGAGGTCTCCTTCCCAGACAGCCCAGGTGCCCAGGCGGACCACCTGCCTCAGCTGACACTTCCCGACAGCCTCACCTCTGCAGCCTCACCAGAAGATGGGCTGTCTGCTGAGCTGCTCGAAGCCCAGGCTGAGGAGGAGTCAGCAAGCACAGAGAGCCCAGATTTCGGGGCACAGGCTGAGGGGGCAGCCAGCCAGGCACAGCTCTCCCCCCCAGAGTAA
- the GORASP1 gene encoding Golgi reassembly-stacking protein 1 isoform X1 translates to MPMCGLPGTVHAGVSVLAGTRGVVMVSRIDGWGLLGESQGQRSDRGLCAAQVQENSPAQQAGLEPYFDFIITIGHSRLNKENDTLKALLKANVEKPVKLEVFSMKTNKVREVEVVPSNMWGGQGLLGASVRFCSFRRASEHVWHVLDVEPCSPASLAGLRPYTDYVVGSDQILQESEDFFSLIESHEGKPLKLMIYNSESDSCREVTVTPNAAWGGEGSLGCGIGYGYLHRIPTQPPSHHKKPSGVPPPGVPPPGIPPLGVLPPGVPPPGVPPPGAPPPGPTPQDSPAPSGLETGSRQGDYVEALLQAPGSSKEEQLPGPKSPGHGTPDLGDLPRSMEIPLQPPPPLQRVMDPGFLDVSGISLMDSSNASAWSGLPSSTELTSTAVSASGPEDVCSSRGSRERGGEATWSGSEFEVSFPDSPGAQADHLPQLTLPDSLTSAASPEDGLSAELLEAQAEEESASTESPDFGAQAEGAASQAQLSPPE, encoded by the exons ATGCCCATGTGTGGCCTGCCTGGAACGGTTCATGCTGGTGTCTCTGTCCTCGCCGGGACACGGGGAGTGGTGATGGTTTCTAGAATTGACGGCTGGGGGCTTCTGGGAGAGTCCCAGGGTCAGCGCAGTGACCGTGGCCTCTGTGCAGCACAGGTGCAGGAGAACTCCCCCGCCCAGCAGGCAGGCCTGGAGCCCTACTTCGACTTCATCATCACCATCGGGCACTCAAGGCTG AACAAGGAGAATGACACGCTCAAGGCCCTACTGAAGGCCAATGTGGAGAAGCCGGTGAAGCTGGAGGTGTTCAGCATGAAGACCAATAAGGTTCGCGAGGTGGAGGTGGTGCCCAGCAACATGTGGGGCGGCCAGGGCCTGCTGGGCGCCAGCGTGCGCTTCTGCAGCTTCCGAAGGGCCAGCGAGCATGTGTGGCACGTGCTG GATGTGGAACCCTGTTCCCCTGCCTCCCTCGCTGGCTTGCGCCCCTACACCGACTACGTGGTTGGCTCAGACCAGATCCTCCAGGAG TCCGAGGACTTCTTCTCACTCATTGAATCCCATGAGGGGAAGCCCTTGAAGCTGATGATTTATAACTCCGAGTCCGACTCCTGCCGGGAGGTGACTGTCACTCCCAATGcagcctggggaggagagggcag CCTGGGCTGTGGTATCGGCTATGGTTATCTGCACCGGATCCCAACCCAGCCTCCCAGCCACCACAAGAAGCCATCTGGTGTCCCACCACCTGGTGTCCCGCCACCTGGTATCCCACCACTTGGTGTCCTGCCGCCTGGTGTCCCGCCGCCTGGTGTCCCGCCGCCTGGTGCCCCACCACCTGGACCCACCCCGCAGGACTCTCCTGCCCCTTCTGGCCTGGAGACAGGCTCCAGGCAGGGTGACTACGTGGAG GCCCTGCTGCAGGCACCTGGCTCCTCCAAGGAGGAACAGCTCCCTGGGCCCAAGAGTCCTGGCCATGGCACTCCAGACCTTGGCGACCTTCCCCGTTCCATGGAGATTCCTCTTCAGCCTCCGCCTCCACTGCAGCGAGTCATGGACCCAG GCTTCCTGGACGTGTCCGGCATCTCCCTCATGGACAGCAGCAACGCCAGCGCCTGGTCTGGGCTGCCCTCCTCCACAGAGCTGACCTCCACTGCGGTCTCAGCCTCAGGGCCGGAGGACGTCTGCTCCAGCAGGGGTTCTCGTGAGCGTGGTG GTGAGGCCACCTGGTCCGGGTCAGAGTTTGAGGTCTCCTTCCCAGACAGCCCAGGTGCCCAGGCGGACCACCTGCCTCAGCTGACACTTCCCGACAGCCTCACCTCTGCAGCCTCACCAGAAGATGGGCTGTCTGCTGAGCTGCTCGAAGCCCAGGCTGAGGAGGAGTCAGCAAGCACAGAGAGCCCAGATTTCGGGGCACAGGCTGAGGGGGCAGCCAGCCAGGCACAGCTCTCCCCCCCAGAGTAA
- the GORASP1 gene encoding Golgi reassembly-stacking protein 1 isoform X4, with amino-acid sequence MKTNKVREVEVVPSNMWGGQGLLGASVRFCSFRRASEHVWHVLDVEPCSPASLAGLRPYTDYVVGSDQILQESEDFFSLIESHEGKPLKLMIYNSESDSCREVTVTPNAAWGGEGSLGCGIGYGYLHRIPTQPPSHHKKPSGVPPPGVPPPGIPPLGVLPPGVPPPGVPPPGAPPPGPTPQDSPAPSGLETGSRQGDYVEALLQAPGSSKEEQLPGPKSPGHGTPDLGDLPRSMEIPLQPPPPLQRVMDPGFLDVSGISLMDSSNASAWSGLPSSTELTSTAVSASGPEDVCSSRGSRERGGEATWSGSEFEVSFPDSPGAQADHLPQLTLPDSLTSAASPEDGLSAELLEAQAEEESASTESPDFGAQAEGAASQAQLSPPE; translated from the exons ATGAAGACCAATAAGGTTCGCGAGGTGGAGGTGGTGCCCAGCAACATGTGGGGCGGCCAGGGCCTGCTGGGCGCCAGCGTGCGCTTCTGCAGCTTCCGAAGGGCCAGCGAGCATGTGTGGCACGTGCTG GATGTGGAACCCTGTTCCCCTGCCTCCCTCGCTGGCTTGCGCCCCTACACCGACTACGTGGTTGGCTCAGACCAGATCCTCCAGGAG TCCGAGGACTTCTTCTCACTCATTGAATCCCATGAGGGGAAGCCCTTGAAGCTGATGATTTATAACTCCGAGTCCGACTCCTGCCGGGAGGTGACTGTCACTCCCAATGcagcctggggaggagagggcag CCTGGGCTGTGGTATCGGCTATGGTTATCTGCACCGGATCCCAACCCAGCCTCCCAGCCACCACAAGAAGCCATCTGGTGTCCCACCACCTGGTGTCCCGCCACCTGGTATCCCACCACTTGGTGTCCTGCCGCCTGGTGTCCCGCCGCCTGGTGTCCCGCCGCCTGGTGCCCCACCACCTGGACCCACCCCGCAGGACTCTCCTGCCCCTTCTGGCCTGGAGACAGGCTCCAGGCAGGGTGACTACGTGGAG GCCCTGCTGCAGGCACCTGGCTCCTCCAAGGAGGAACAGCTCCCTGGGCCCAAGAGTCCTGGCCATGGCACTCCAGACCTTGGCGACCTTCCCCGTTCCATGGAGATTCCTCTTCAGCCTCCGCCTCCACTGCAGCGAGTCATGGACCCAG GCTTCCTGGACGTGTCCGGCATCTCCCTCATGGACAGCAGCAACGCCAGCGCCTGGTCTGGGCTGCCCTCCTCCACAGAGCTGACCTCCACTGCGGTCTCAGCCTCAGGGCCGGAGGACGTCTGCTCCAGCAGGGGTTCTCGTGAGCGTGGTG GTGAGGCCACCTGGTCCGGGTCAGAGTTTGAGGTCTCCTTCCCAGACAGCCCAGGTGCCCAGGCGGACCACCTGCCTCAGCTGACACTTCCCGACAGCCTCACCTCTGCAGCCTCACCAGAAGATGGGCTGTCTGCTGAGCTGCTCGAAGCCCAGGCTGAGGAGGAGTCAGCAAGCACAGAGAGCCCAGATTTCGGGGCACAGGCTGAGGGGGCAGCCAGCCAGGCACAGCTCTCCCCCCCAGAGTAA